Proteins encoded together in one Fluviicola sp. window:
- a CDS encoding NAD(P)-binding domain-containing protein — MNYTIGIIGAGHIGQALATHLSKTNYRVLISNRKGAESLQEVVASIGGSLKAADLKQTVEEADMLFLAIPWGGHEAFAKYLEGHTGKIIVDATNNIVSMFPLRVTDLKGKTTGEYVSQLYPGQHVVKAFNTLPYFILAKNPVNSGSEGNRVIVMSGDYAAAKATVVELAGMMGFATIDIGTLKEGKLQDPGGALSNVELIKMKANY; from the coding sequence ATGAATTACACAATTGGAATTATCGGAGCGGGCCATATCGGCCAGGCCTTAGCCACACATTTATCCAAAACAAATTACCGGGTTTTAATCAGTAACCGGAAGGGTGCGGAATCCTTGCAGGAAGTTGTGGCATCTATCGGGGGAAGTTTAAAAGCTGCCGACTTAAAGCAAACGGTTGAAGAAGCAGACATGCTGTTCCTGGCTATTCCATGGGGAGGCCACGAAGCGTTTGCAAAATATCTTGAAGGGCATACGGGGAAAATTATCGTGGATGCTACGAATAATATTGTATCGATGTTTCCTTTGCGGGTTACGGACCTGAAAGGTAAGACCACCGGGGAATATGTTTCCCAATTGTATCCGGGACAACATGTAGTGAAGGCATTTAATACACTTCCATATTTTATCCTGGCTAAAAACCCGGTAAATTCCGGTTCTGAGGGAAACAGGGTGATTGTTATGAGCGGAGATTATGCAGCAGCTAAAGCGACGGTGGTGGAGCTTGCAGGAATGATGGGGTTTGCTACGATTGATATCGGAACTTTAAAGGAAGGGAAATTGCAGGATCCCGGTGGTGCATTATCCAACGTGGAACTGATAAAGATGAAGGCAAACTACTAA
- a CDS encoding pirin family protein → MNKQVIITTKGHRADIGEYKINRILPNERMEAVGPFVFLDHLMPIYHSKDEKRLKADGTNAHPHRGIATLTYVINGEADHNDSNGHHAVVRSGGVQWMKAGNGIVHDESFNVDEQSDSLLTHGMQFWINLPSKNKSENPDYLPLEAKEIPRKELPGNGWIKVITGKFENLVSKIPDYSTQFIYHIHLEAGQQWSLPTENGLEYAVFLPINAAAIAGKVYNQGEILILDEKESILELAASADEPADFILFGGEHYQEPVVAYGPFVMNTEHEISEAYNDFYDGKYGQITYVS, encoded by the coding sequence ATGAATAAGCAAGTAATAATTACCACCAAAGGACACAGAGCTGACATTGGTGAGTACAAAATCAACCGCATCCTACCGAATGAGCGCATGGAAGCCGTTGGGCCGTTTGTCTTCCTGGATCATCTGATGCCTATTTATCACTCTAAGGACGAGAAACGCCTGAAAGCAGACGGTACAAATGCTCACCCGCACCGGGGAATTGCAACTTTAACATATGTAATAAACGGTGAAGCGGATCACAACGATAGTAATGGTCATCATGCCGTTGTAAGATCAGGTGGTGTTCAGTGGATGAAGGCCGGAAATGGGATTGTCCATGATGAAAGTTTCAATGTGGATGAACAATCCGACAGCCTTTTAACCCACGGTATGCAGTTTTGGATCAACCTGCCGTCAAAAAACAAGTCTGAAAACCCCGACTACCTGCCCCTGGAAGCAAAAGAAATTCCCCGAAAGGAACTGCCCGGAAACGGATGGATAAAAGTCATTACCGGTAAGTTTGAAAACCTGGTGTCCAAAATCCCGGATTATTCTACCCAATTTATCTATCACATTCACCTGGAAGCAGGCCAGCAATGGTCGTTACCAACGGAAAATGGTTTGGAGTATGCCGTTTTTCTACCCATAAACGCCGCTGCCATTGCCGGAAAAGTATACAACCAGGGCGAGATTCTTATCCTGGACGAAAAAGAATCCATCCTTGAACTTGCCGCCAGTGCAGATGAACCGGCGGATTTCATCCTCTTCGGCGGTGAGCACTACCAGGAACCCGTAGTGGCTTATGGTCCTTTTGTAATGAATACCGAACATGAGATCTCGGAAGCTTACAATGATTTTTACGATGGCAAATACGGCCAGATAACTTATGTCAGTTAA
- a CDS encoding YceI family protein, which translates to METTQTSEQTKSKWVIDTLHSQIGFKVKHLMFTNVRGYFREYDSNIVTESDDFLTPEIDFWINPASISTGDAKRDEHLRNSDFFDVEKYKEINFTGNTYEKVDDNGNYLLYGDLTMKGIKKQVKLQVEFGGVIKDPWGNVKAVFNVHGKINRKDWGVSWNAALETGGLLVSDEVEINCEVQLSKQPL; encoded by the coding sequence ATGGAAACAACTCAAACATCCGAACAAACAAAGTCAAAATGGGTAATTGATACACTTCACAGTCAAATCGGCTTTAAAGTAAAACACCTCATGTTTACCAACGTAAGAGGTTATTTCAGAGAGTATGACTCTAACATTGTAACCGAAAGCGATGACTTCCTGACTCCCGAGATCGATTTTTGGATCAATCCGGCTTCCATCTCAACAGGCGATGCCAAACGCGATGAGCACCTGAGAAACAGTGACTTTTTCGATGTCGAAAAATACAAGGAAATCAATTTCACGGGGAATACTTATGAGAAGGTTGACGACAATGGCAACTACTTGCTGTATGGCGACCTGACCATGAAAGGTATTAAAAAGCAAGTGAAGTTACAGGTGGAATTTGGCGGTGTTATTAAAGATCCTTGGGGAAATGTAAAAGCCGTTTTCAACGTCCACGGAAAAATCAACCGCAAAGACTGGGGTGTCAGCTGGAATGCAGCTTTAGAAACAGGAGGTCTTTTGGTAAGTGATGAGGTTGAAATCAATTGTGAAGTGCAATTATCCAAACAACCATTATAA
- a CDS encoding T9SS type A sorting domain-containing protein encodes MVRINIPLIIILTTFLACSYLSGAQVLDAGRDHSLYLCSDSIPRSWGKASNGELGLGVTSNKAIPTGIPDMEQVIAVSAGNYFSLFLKSDGTVWATGLNQQGQLGMGNTTNLNEAAQIPSLSNITAISAGSAFSLFLKSDGTVWGCGMNDVGQLGNGTNDNVLSPAQIPGLTNVTAIAGGGNHSLFLLDDGTVKACGLNLGGQLGIGASSFGSNVPVAVTVLTGISKIDAGWAHSLFLKNDGTVWSCGTNNNGQLGLGNNTNQNTPTMITSLSGITQISSGTLSNHSLFLKNDGTVSMCGHNGCGQFGLGNSTASNTPIQNPGLTDVVQIAAGECYSLFIKGDGTGLAAGGNASGGQLGIGNSTNSTSLAAMANLCPLPVTTGLEENTADAFQVYPNPSSGSLYVKSASDARFELADISGRIIFSQSISKGETSIDITDRSAGTYFYRLMGSDATKSGKLVVE; translated from the coding sequence ATGGTACGAATAAATATCCCTTTAATCATTATTTTGACTACATTCCTGGCATGCAGCTATTTATCCGGAGCACAAGTACTCGACGCGGGAAGAGACCATTCCCTGTATTTATGCAGTGATTCCATTCCCAGAAGCTGGGGAAAGGCAAGCAACGGAGAACTGGGATTGGGCGTTACTTCCAACAAAGCTATTCCTACCGGTATTCCCGATATGGAGCAGGTTATTGCTGTTTCTGCCGGAAATTATTTCTCCCTGTTCCTAAAATCAGACGGTACCGTGTGGGCTACCGGTCTGAACCAGCAGGGACAATTAGGCATGGGCAACACCACCAATCTCAACGAAGCGGCCCAAATTCCTTCTCTAAGCAATATTACTGCCATATCTGCAGGATCTGCGTTTTCTCTGTTCCTGAAAAGCGACGGTACGGTTTGGGGCTGCGGAATGAATGATGTCGGTCAATTGGGTAACGGCACCAATGACAATGTGCTGAGTCCGGCGCAAATTCCGGGATTGACCAACGTAACAGCTATTGCGGGAGGAGGAAATCACTCTTTGTTCCTGCTTGATGACGGGACAGTCAAAGCCTGCGGACTCAATCTTGGAGGACAACTGGGCATCGGAGCTAGCAGTTTCGGTAGCAACGTTCCTGTAGCTGTAACGGTATTGACCGGGATCAGCAAAATAGATGCCGGCTGGGCACATTCCCTGTTCCTGAAAAATGATGGCACGGTCTGGAGCTGTGGGACTAACAACAACGGACAACTGGGACTTGGCAACAACACCAATCAAAATACGCCAACGATGATCACAAGCCTTTCCGGGATTACACAAATCTCATCAGGCACACTCAGCAATCACTCGCTTTTCCTCAAAAATGACGGTACGGTTTCGATGTGCGGTCACAACGGATGCGGACAATTCGGCCTGGGTAATAGCACTGCTTCAAATACTCCGATCCAAAATCCGGGACTGACAGATGTGGTACAAATAGCGGCAGGAGAATGCTATTCGCTGTTCATTAAAGGAGACGGAACAGGGTTGGCTGCAGGAGGAAATGCATCCGGGGGACAATTGGGAATAGGAAACTCCACCAATTCAACGAGTCTGGCGGCGATGGCGAATTTATGTCCGTTACCGGTGACAACAGGTCTTGAAGAAAATACGGCAGATGCCTTTCAGGTCTATCCAAATCCGTCCAGCGGTTCTTTATATGTGAAATCAGCATCAGATGCCCGGTTTGAACTGGCAGATATTTCCGGGCGAATCATTTTTTCCCAATCCATATCCAAAGGAGAAACTTCGATCGACATTACCGACCGATCTGCAGGAACTTATTTTTACCGATTAATGGGGAGTGATGCGACTAAGAGTGGAAAGCTGGTGGTTGAGTGA
- a CDS encoding type III pantothenate kinase: protein MEQGIRSIVIDAGNTRIKVGLFQDSNIQEVHAFSNEELDKLKSYLIKHKNIPGIISSVRSDKNTKWIKGLLPNAILFNNQLPVPLVNNYESPQTLGIDRLANAIAAANISEKNALVIDVGTCIKYDFVRYPKIYEGGSISPGIELRYRAMNQFTGKLPLIEDRIQGPFIGKNTLDAMRSGVINGMHLEMVGFIEEYRRLYPELTIFLTGGDSQYFELGNKYGIFADENLTLKGLLIALFHAQTFHSSSI, encoded by the coding sequence ATGGAGCAAGGAATCAGATCAATTGTTATTGATGCGGGAAACACCCGGATCAAGGTAGGATTGTTTCAAGATTCTAATATCCAGGAAGTTCATGCATTCTCCAATGAAGAACTCGACAAACTCAAGTCCTATCTGATCAAACACAAAAATATTCCCGGAATTATCAGTTCCGTGCGCTCGGATAAGAACACCAAATGGATCAAAGGACTCCTTCCGAACGCAATCCTGTTCAACAATCAATTGCCTGTTCCTTTGGTGAACAATTACGAATCTCCGCAAACGCTCGGGATCGACCGGTTGGCAAATGCGATTGCCGCAGCCAATATTTCCGAAAAAAATGCGTTAGTGATTGACGTTGGAACCTGTATCAAATATGATTTTGTCCGTTACCCGAAAATCTATGAAGGCGGAAGCATTTCCCCGGGAATTGAATTACGGTATCGTGCCATGAACCAGTTTACGGGAAAATTGCCCCTGATCGAAGACCGGATCCAGGGACCATTCATCGGGAAAAACACCCTGGACGCCATGCGAAGCGGTGTAATAAACGGAATGCATTTGGAAATGGTGGGTTTTATCGAAGAATACCGGAGACTTTACCCCGAATTAACAATTTTTCTCACCGGTGGCGACAGTCAATATTTTGAATTAGGTAATAAATATGGCATATTTGCCGACGAGAATTTGACCTTAAAAGGATTATTAATAGCGCTTTTTCATGCCCAAACATTTCATTCTTCTAGTATTTAG
- the lptC gene encoding LPS export ABC transporter periplasmic protein LptC → MKRGLTVFHLCLAGAMVLGSCVNDIDEIKQITFKSTDPEQKTEELYVLQTEGGFPQFKLYAPLAEAFSKPEQVTKFKEGIKVEFFDNDGNPESTLTGLYGEINETKGTMRVLDSVQLYNPERKQTMYTEALYWDQKDSLIFTDKMVMIKSPTELIYGKGIRARQDFSWYEFLEPQGRISINK, encoded by the coding sequence ATGAAGCGCGGGCTGACAGTATTCCATCTTTGCCTTGCAGGTGCAATGGTGTTGGGTTCCTGCGTGAATGACATCGACGAAATCAAGCAGATTACGTTTAAATCAACGGATCCCGAGCAAAAAACGGAGGAATTGTACGTCTTGCAAACGGAAGGTGGTTTTCCCCAGTTCAAATTATATGCTCCTTTAGCCGAAGCTTTTTCCAAACCCGAACAGGTTACCAAATTCAAGGAAGGAATCAAGGTCGAATTCTTTGACAATGATGGAAACCCGGAATCCACCCTGACAGGGCTTTACGGCGAGATCAACGAAACAAAGGGAACCATGCGCGTGCTGGATTCCGTTCAGCTTTACAACCCGGAGCGAAAACAGACCATGTACACCGAAGCACTTTACTGGGATCAAAAAGATAGTCTTATCTTTACAGACAAAATGGTCATGATCAAGAGTCCAACAGAACTCATTTACGGAAAAGGGATCCGTGCCAGACAGGATTTCTCCTGGTATGAGTTTTTGGAACCTCAGGGCCGTATTTCAATTAATAAATGA
- a CDS encoding DUF5686 and carboxypeptidase regulatory-like domain-containing protein, which translates to MAQWNLSGTVLDEKKLPIPFANVYIKNNTDLRTQTDENGKYSLQLFDGEYFVIVNATGYQERETYVVISNKGAVKDIQLFPIKINELEDVEIATKRTNPGREIMLEVVKKRDQINPWAYPHSTDVYIKATENITRKEKPDDDKNDRQTADPFEEEKRKMEKLAGNMNFAEIQVTRHFSPPNKVKEVRNAYELRGDDKTLYYTTTVKSNFNFFQNLLYLEDLHSTPVMSPVSTPGILSYRYRLEAQYEENGRKISKIKILPRMSSTSTLTGYIYVIDSLWLIQKLDLTMEKGNLFMYDYFTIHQEFDLPGDSMCVLKEQVLEYGVKYKNQSSACKTVAQFSNYNFRPNFTPKFFNNELAVTTEEAYERDSSFWKEQRAVSLTPEEQRFIIVRDSIHDALNRKEYLDSIDRVFNKVTFLKVLWFGVEHRNRPKKVQWSISSLAAMARPLYPAGPRVAPGFSYFKKWNDQRTLDVNTELSYGFLNHDIKGNINGNYLYDPFKQARLRMGFDHDFDAIVSYDAITQIYKRSNFIEATSLNIGQTQEYINGLYVDIGFDFSERRSINGYKKLGFLDSVIPNDDFKPFVGYQALLGEITVTYTPGQKYMREPHRKVVLGSKWPSVYVYYQRGIPKLFGSDVDHEYGLVGIYQNFQLGTLGTSSYHIRSGKFLSSKSLKDADFKYQRRSDPIWFSNPLYSFQDQDSSLPSRDYYIEAHFIHHDNGSIMNKIPFMKKTGIGLVFGCGAMYVAEYNWRHYEVLAGIERNFKFSKRRLRIGLYGVFSDGNHISPRWTGKISFAVLDDRNMKFNF; encoded by the coding sequence ATGGCTCAATGGAATTTGAGCGGGACGGTGCTGGATGAAAAAAAGCTTCCCATTCCTTTCGCAAACGTATACATCAAAAACAATACGGACCTGCGCACCCAGACCGATGAGAACGGAAAATACTCCCTGCAGCTTTTCGACGGTGAATACTTTGTGATTGTCAATGCAACCGGCTACCAGGAACGCGAAACCTATGTGGTTATTTCGAATAAAGGCGCTGTAAAAGACATCCAGCTCTTCCCGATCAAAATCAATGAATTGGAAGATGTGGAAATTGCCACCAAACGCACCAACCCGGGAAGGGAAATCATGCTGGAAGTAGTCAAAAAACGCGACCAGATCAACCCGTGGGCTTACCCGCATTCCACCGATGTTTACATCAAAGCCACCGAAAACATTACCCGCAAGGAAAAACCCGACGACGATAAGAACGACCGACAAACCGCTGATCCTTTCGAAGAAGAGAAACGGAAAATGGAAAAACTGGCCGGGAACATGAACTTTGCCGAGATCCAGGTTACACGCCATTTTTCTCCTCCCAACAAAGTCAAAGAAGTCCGCAACGCGTATGAACTGCGCGGAGACGACAAAACGCTCTACTACACCACCACGGTCAAATCGAATTTCAACTTCTTCCAAAACCTGCTTTACCTGGAAGATTTGCACAGCACTCCGGTTATGAGCCCGGTCTCCACGCCCGGAATTCTTTCTTACCGCTATCGATTAGAGGCTCAATACGAAGAGAACGGACGAAAGATCAGCAAGATCAAGATACTGCCGCGAATGAGTTCCACTTCAACGCTCACCGGGTACATCTATGTAATCGATTCCCTGTGGCTGATCCAAAAACTGGATCTGACCATGGAAAAGGGAAACCTGTTCATGTACGATTATTTCACCATCCACCAGGAATTCGATCTTCCCGGAGATTCGATGTGTGTGCTGAAAGAACAGGTGCTGGAATACGGAGTGAAGTACAAAAACCAAAGTTCTGCGTGCAAAACCGTTGCCCAGTTCTCGAATTACAACTTCCGGCCGAATTTCACCCCGAAGTTTTTCAATAACGAATTGGCCGTCACTACTGAAGAAGCTTATGAGCGTGACAGCAGTTTCTGGAAAGAACAACGGGCCGTTTCCCTGACTCCGGAAGAACAGCGTTTCATCATAGTCAGAGACAGTATCCACGACGCCCTGAACCGGAAAGAATACCTCGATTCCATTGACCGGGTCTTCAACAAAGTGACTTTCCTGAAAGTGTTGTGGTTCGGGGTGGAACACCGCAACCGTCCTAAAAAAGTACAGTGGTCGATCAGCTCGCTTGCTGCCATGGCACGGCCGCTCTATCCTGCCGGTCCGCGGGTTGCTCCGGGTTTCAGCTATTTCAAGAAATGGAATGACCAACGGACTCTGGATGTCAACACCGAACTTTCTTATGGCTTTCTAAACCACGACATCAAGGGAAACATCAACGGGAATTACCTCTACGATCCTTTCAAACAGGCACGGCTCCGGATGGGCTTTGATCACGATTTCGACGCCATTGTTTCCTACGACGCCATCACACAAATCTATAAACGGAGTAACTTCATTGAAGCGACTTCCCTGAATATCGGGCAAACACAGGAATACATCAACGGCTTGTATGTCGACATCGGTTTTGACTTTTCCGAACGGCGCTCCATCAACGGCTACAAAAAACTGGGCTTCCTGGACAGCGTTATTCCCAACGACGATTTTAAACCTTTTGTCGGGTACCAGGCACTTTTGGGTGAAATCACCGTTACCTACACACCCGGGCAAAAATACATGCGCGAACCTCATCGAAAAGTGGTGTTGGGTTCCAAATGGCCTTCCGTCTATGTGTATTACCAGCGCGGAATTCCCAAACTATTCGGCAGTGACGTGGATCATGAATACGGATTGGTCGGAATATACCAAAACTTTCAGCTGGGAACTTTAGGAACCTCTTCCTATCACATCAGATCCGGGAAATTCCTCAGCTCCAAGAGCCTGAAAGATGCCGATTTCAAGTACCAACGCCGAAGTGATCCGATCTGGTTCTCCAATCCTTTGTACTCGTTCCAGGACCAGGATTCGTCCCTTCCTTCCCGCGATTATTACATCGAAGCCCATTTCATCCACCACGACAACGGATCCATCATGAACAAAATTCCGTTTATGAAGAAAACAGGAATCGGTTTGGTTTTCGGATGCGGAGCTATGTATGTGGCAGAATACAACTGGAGGCATTACGAAGTGCTGGCCGGAATCGAGCGTAACTTCAAGTTTTCGAAAAGACGTTTAAGAATCGGTCTGTATGGCGTTTTCTCCGATGGAAACCACATTTCTCCCAGATGGACCGGTAAAATTTCCTTCGCCGTCCTGGATGACCGGAATATGAAATTCAATTTTTAA
- a CDS encoding homocysteine S-methyltransferase family protein, producing the protein MKDIRQLLNERILILDGAMGTMIQRYKLEEDDFRKGWFEDHPHKLKGDNDILVLTRPDVIKEIHAQYLEAGADIIETNTFGATSVAQADYHLEKAVYDINYHGAKIAREVCDEFTAKNPDKPRFVAGSMGPTTKLASMSPDVNDPGFRAITFQELVTAFKEQATGLIDGGADFLLVETITDTLNSKAALFAIDELSEERGIQIPIMISGTITDQSGRTLTGQTTEAFLVSVSHMPLLSIGLNCALGADAMRPYLQVLANQAPFAVSAHPNAGLPNEFGQYDETPEMMGTQIEEFLQEGLINIIGGCCGTTPDHIRKMAEIAAKYSPRKISETANA; encoded by the coding sequence ATGAAAGACATCAGGCAATTATTAAACGAGCGCATTCTCATCCTTGACGGAGCGATGGGAACTATGATCCAGCGTTATAAACTGGAAGAAGACGATTTCCGTAAAGGTTGGTTTGAAGATCACCCGCATAAACTGAAAGGCGACAACGATATTCTTGTATTGACACGCCCGGATGTCATCAAAGAAATTCACGCACAATACCTGGAAGCCGGTGCAGATATCATCGAAACCAATACGTTTGGAGCAACGTCTGTGGCACAGGCAGATTACCACCTGGAAAAAGCCGTTTACGACATCAACTACCACGGAGCAAAAATTGCAAGGGAAGTATGTGACGAGTTTACCGCTAAAAATCCGGACAAACCGCGTTTTGTTGCAGGTTCCATGGGACCGACGACCAAACTGGCTTCCATGTCACCGGATGTAAATGACCCGGGCTTCCGCGCAATCACTTTCCAGGAACTGGTAACCGCTTTTAAAGAACAGGCAACCGGGTTAATAGACGGAGGAGCAGATTTCCTGCTGGTGGAAACCATCACAGACACCCTGAACTCCAAAGCAGCCTTGTTTGCCATTGATGAACTGAGCGAAGAAAGAGGTATTCAGATACCGATCATGATCTCCGGAACCATTACCGATCAAAGCGGAAGAACATTAACCGGGCAAACCACCGAAGCATTTTTGGTTTCCGTTTCCCACATGCCGCTTTTAAGCATCGGGTTGAATTGCGCTTTGGGGGCAGATGCTATGAGGCCTTACCTGCAGGTATTGGCAAACCAGGCACCATTTGCAGTGAGCGCTCACCCCAATGCAGGATTGCCGAACGAATTCGGGCAGTACGATGAAACTCCTGAAATGATGGGAACCCAGATCGAGGAATTCCTGCAGGAAGGATTGATCAATATCATCGGGGGTTGTTGTGGAACAACTCCGGACCACATTCGCAAGATGGCTGAAATTGCCGCTAAATACTCACCCAGAAAAATCAGCGAAACAGCAAACGCATGA